Sequence from the Candidatus Dormiibacterota bacterium genome:
GCCGACGAAGAATAGGCCCGAGCCGACCCAATAGAGCGGCGAAGCCGCGAGCGCCGGAGCGACCAAGGCGGCGAGTTGCACGCTGCCGCTCGCGCCGAAGAGCAGCGCCATGCCGTAGAGCATGAACCCCGATGCGGTCGAACTGAGAATCAGGTACTTGAGTGCGGCTTCGCGCGCGGTCGGCCGGTCGGAGAGGCCGCACAGGCAGTAGAGCGCGAGCGAGAGCAACTCCAGACCGAGAAAAATCGTCATTAGGCTGGCAGCTCCGGCCATGAGCATCGCGCCGCACGCCGACCAGAGCATCAGCGCCACACCGGCGGCGACGCGCGTTTCCTTGCCGATCGCCGCGAAGAGGACGAGCGAACCCAGCACCGCTATGAGGACGATCTCCTGAAAGACGGTGCTGAAGCCGCCTTGCACGAACGCGCCGCCGAAGGCTGCGTAATTGACGCCGTACCCCCGCGCGCAGACGAACGCCGCCACCAGCGTCCCCGCGATACCGATCGCGATCGAGGCATTACGCGGCGCGTGGTCGCGCGCCGCCAAATCGACCAGCAGAACGACCAGCGCGGTGACGGCGACGATGCCCAGCGGGGCGAGCGCGACCCAATCCGCACCGCTCACCATGTTCGTCATCGTGCCCCTCCTAACGTGGTTGCGACCGCGCTATACGCCGCGGTATCGAAGGTTGTTAACGCATGCGGATTGACGCCGACGAAGACGAGCGCCAGCACCAGCGGAGCAAGGGCGAGCCCTTCGAGCCAACTCAAATCGCGGCGAACCGGAAGATCTTCGCGTTCGGGGCCGTTCATCACGCCCTGGAAGAGCCGCAGCATATACGCAGCCGCTAAGACGATCGGGACCAGCGCGAGAATCGTCGGCCAAAGATATCCCGCCGAGAAGACGCCCGTCAAGATGACGATCTCGCCCGCGAAGCCTGCCAGGCCCGGGAGCCCGAGCGCCGCCAGGATCGCGATGCAGAGCGCGCCGGCCAAGCGCGGATTGGCTTTTCCGATGCCGCCGAGTCGCAAGAGCGAGCGCGTCTCTTCGCGCTCTTCGACGAACCCGATAATCAGAAAGAGCGCTGCCGAGAAGAGCCCGTGGGCGATGATGTAGATCAGCGCTCCGCGCAACGCCATCGCGTTGAACGAAGCGATCGCCACCACGATCAAGCCTAAATGCGAGAGCGACGAATATGCAACGATGCGCTTGACATCGGTCTGCATCAACGCCGCGAACGCACCGTACAGCAGCGAAATTACGCCCAGCACGATAAGGATGCCGGCGTAGGCTTTGAGGTAATCCGGCATGAACGCCATGCAGATTGCGATGAAGCCGTAGAGGCCCGCCTTCGATTGCACCGCGCTTACGACGGCGACCATCGGAGCGGGCGTATCGGCGTACGTCAAGGGCATCCAGGTATGCAGCGGCCAGACCGGCGTCTTCACCAAAAATGCCACGGTGAATCCGGCGAAGATCCACGGCACCCAGGCCCCGACGAGGTGCGCGCTCGCGCCGATCACGTCGGTCGATCCGTTAAGGACGCCGAATGCGGCCGTTGCCAACAGCAAGGCAAGTCCACCGGCAAAATTATAGATGAAATACCGCCACGCCGTCGCCCGATGCTCGCCCCAACCGATCAGTCCGAAGAACACCGGCAGAAGCATCAAGTCCCAGAAGAGCGCGAACACGAGCAAATCGCGGGCGAGAAAGAGGCCCAGCATCGTGCCTTCGAGCATGAGCAGCAACGCGATAAAGTCGCGCTGCCGCGGAAGATTGGTCGCGAGCACCGCACATACCGTGCATACGGCCAAGAGGGCGGCGATCCAAAACGAGATATCGGTGGTGCCGAAATGAAATGCTGCGACGAACGGCCGCGAGAGCCAACGCACGCTCCACTCTTGATTGCGGGTGACGATGAGCAGCACCAGGCTCAGCGTCGCAACCGCGGCGCCGAACAGTTTAGCAACCACGGGATTCTCGCGTGGAAGTACGTAGCAGATCGCTCCCGCAAGCAGCGGCAGCACGATGGTGAGCAGCACCAACCAGTCGCCCATTAGTGCGTCCCTCCAACCAGCGCGTAGTAGGCAATGAAACACGCGGCTCCCACCACGATGATGAACGCGTACGCGCGCACCAGTCCGGTCTGGAACGATCGTGTCAACGCTCCGAGCCATCCGGCAGAAATCGCGGTCTCGCGTACGGCGCCGTCGATCACGTGTGGATCGACGTAGCGCGAGAAAAACGTGCCGAGCGCCTCGGAGCCGCGCACGAAGATTAGGTCGAGTGCCGCATCGAAATAGAAGGCGTTGCGCAGGAGCGCGGGCATGCGAACCGATTCGTCACGCAGGCGGGCCACCGCACCGGCGCGCGCGGCGACCG
This genomic interval carries:
- a CDS encoding NADH-quinone oxidoreductase subunit M, which translates into the protein MGDWLVLLTIVLPLLAGAICYVLPRENPVVAKLFGAAVATLSLVLLIVTRNQEWSVRWLSRPFVAAFHFGTTDISFWIAALLAVCTVCAVLATNLPRQRDFIALLLMLEGTMLGLFLARDLLVFALFWDLMLLPVFFGLIGWGEHRATAWRYFIYNFAGGLALLLATAAFGVLNGSTDVIGASAHLVGAWVPWIFAGFTVAFLVKTPVWPLHTWMPLTYADTPAPMVAVVSAVQSKAGLYGFIAICMAFMPDYLKAYAGILIVLGVISLLYGAFAALMQTDVKRIVAYSSLSHLGLIVVAIASFNAMALRGALIYIIAHGLFSAALFLIIGFVEEREETRSLLRLGGIGKANPRLAGALCIAILAALGLPGLAGFAGEIVILTGVFSAGYLWPTILALVPIVLAAAYMLRLFQGVMNGPEREDLPVRRDLSWLEGLALAPLVLALVFVGVNPHALTTFDTAAYSAVATTLGGAR